In Paludibacter propionicigenes WB4, the genomic window CAGTACATAGTAATGAGATGAAAGATATGGGCGGACTTCGCAAATATATGCCGATAACTAACTGGACATTCCTTATTGCTTGTTTGGCTATTGCCGGTATTCCTCCTTTCTCCGGATTCTTCAGTAAAGATGAAATTCTTTCGGCAAGTTATGAATTCAGTCCTTACATTGGAGGTTTAATGACTTTCGTTGCTGCATTGACAGCTTTCTATATGTTCCGTTTATACTACAGCATTTTCTGGGGTAAAGACTATCAGGTAAAAGCAGCTCACGGACACGATGACCACGGACATGGACATACTCCACACGAATCTCCTTTTGCAATGGCTTTCCCATTGGTATTTCTTGCTGCAGTAACCTGTGTTGCCGGATTTATTCCTTTCGGTGAATTTGTAAGCAGTACCGGTGCCGATTATCATATTCATATTGATCTTACGATTGCTATTATGAGTGTTGTAATTGCAAGTATCTCTATTTTGGTGGCTACGCTTATGTATCGCAAACCAACAGCTACACCGGATAAGCTGGCTAATACTTTCTCTGGATTGTACAAAGGTGCCAGTAATCGTTTCTATCTTGATGAAGTGTATATGTTTATCACCAAGAAAATTATTTTCAACAATATATCACGTCCTATTGCATGGTTCGACCGTCATGTTATTGATGCCACTATGGATGGATTTGCGAATACCAGTCAATGGGTGTCTGTAAAAATCAAAAGCTTCCAATCGGGACAGGTACAGCAATATGCGTATGTATTCTTATTAGGAACACTTTTAATTACACTTTTGGTGCTGATTTTCTAGCCCCATTCTCCTTTAAAAGGGAGGTTTATTAGTTTTGTCTTTGATTTATTTACAATATTACTAACTTATCTTTTCCCCTGTAGGGGTTCGGGGTAGTATTAATAATTATAATATGAACTTTTTATCCTTATTCGTTCTTATACCGGTTTTAATGATTATCGGATTATTTGTTTCGAGCAGTCGAAAACAGATTCTGTTTGTTATGACAACCGGTGCATCGCTGTTGATGATTTTGTCAGGTGTATTGACATACATGTATCTTACCGATCGTGCAGCCGGTAATACCGCGGAAATGCTATATACAGCCACAACTGTATGGTATCCTGCATTTAATATTCACTACTCGGTAGGTGTCGACGGAATTTCGGTGGCTATGCTTATCCTGTCTTCCATCATTGTTTTTACAGGGGTTTTCGCTTCGTGGAAAATAGATCCGCTTCCTAAAGAGTTTTTCTTGTGGTACAGTCTTTTGTCAATCGGAGTATATGGTTTCTTTATCTCCATAGATTTATTTACCATGTTTATGTACTACGAAATCGCTCTTATTCCAATGTATTTGCTTATTGGAGTGTGGGGAAGTGGAAAGAAAGAATATGCTGCCATGAAACTAACCCTTATGTTGATGGGTGGTTCGGCTTTATTATTGGTTGGTATTTTAGGTATTTATTTCGCTTCAGGTGCCACTACCATGAACATTTTGGAAATAGCAAAACTGCATAGCATTCCGGTAGAAATGCAACGTTATTTCTTCCCGCTTACTTTTATGGGATTTGGTGTGTTGGGTGCATTATTTCCATTCCACACATGGTCTCCCGATGGTCATGCTTCAGCTCCTACAGCAGTTTCGATGTTGCACGCAGGTGTGTTGATGAAACTGGGTGGATACGGCTGTTTTCGCGTAGCAATGTATCTTATGCCAGAGGCAGCACACGAAATGGCCTGGATATTCCTTATTATGACCGGTATTTCGGTGGTTTATGGTGCTTTTGGTGCTATTCACCAAACCGATCTGAAATATATCAATGCTTACTCTTCAGTTAGTCACTGTGGATTGGTGTTGTTTGCTATTCTGATGATGAATGAAACTGCCGCTACTGGTGCTATCATGCAAATGCTTTCGCACGGATTAATGACGGCTCTCTTCTTTGCTTTGATTGGTATGATCTACGGACGTACTCATACAAGGGATATTCGCCTGATGGGCGGTTTGATGAAAATCATGCCTTTCCTTGGTGTTAGTTATGTGATTGCAGGTATGGCATCATTAGGATTGCCAAGTTTAAGTGGCTTCGTTGCTGAAATGACTATTTTTGTCGGATCTTTCCAACACACAGATATGTTCCACCGAGTATTGACTATTGCGGCTTGTGCATCTATCGTAATTACAGCTGTTTATATCTTGCGTGTTGTGGGTAAAATTATCTTAGGTCCTGTATTTGATAAGCATCACGAAGAATTGACCGATGCTGTATGGTACGAACGCATTTCAGTTGTTGTACTTATTGTTTCGATTTTTGCTATAGGATCTGCACCTTTTTGGATTTCGAGCATGATTCACGAAAGTGTTCTTCCTGTTATAGGACAATTGATTAAATAATAACAAGTATACAAGTTGATGAGTAAACAAGTACACAACTTAGATTCAAGAAATAAACAAATCAACAACTAAACAACTCAACTCATATAATGGATTACAGTAGTTTTTTACAAATGCGCGAAGAGTTTTCACTGTTAGGAGTGATGATTTTTCTTTTGATTTTCGATATATTTGCCAGCCAAAAAGCGTTGAAGTATTTTCAACCGTTAGCTCTGGTACTTCTTACAGCACACACCATTATAAATTGTATGCCACGCGATACTTTCAGTATAGCAGGAGGAATGTTCGAATATCAACCCATACACACTTATGTGAAAAGTATTTTGAATATTGGAACTATCGTGGTTTTATTACAGGCACACAAGTTCTTGAATGAAGATGCTAATCGCATTAAAAGAGGAGAATTTTACTTCCTGACTCTTTCTACCTTGTTAGGAATGTATTTCATGATTTCTGCAGGCAACTTCCTGATATTCTTTATCGGACTTGAAACAGCTTCTATTCCTATGGCTACGTTAGTTGCTTTTGACAAATACAATAGAAAATCGGCTGAAGCCGGTGCTAAATACATACTTTCTGCAGTTTTTGCTTCGAGTATTTCGGTATTTGGTATGTCTTTAATCTATGGATCAACAGGTACTCTTTATTTCGCTGATTTAGCCACATTGATTACCGGCACACCTCTTCAGATAATGGCATTTGTATTTTTTGCTGTAGGTTTGTTTTTCAAAATTTCGTTGGTTCCTTTCCACTTGTGGACTCCCGATGTATACGAAGGAGCGCAAACCAACATTACTTCATACCTCTCTGTCATATCTAAAGGATCTGCAGTGTTTGTACTCTTTACTTTACTGGTAAAAGTGTTTGCTAATTTGGTAGACCAATGGCAACCGATTTTGTATGGTTTGGCAATTGTAAGTATAACAGTAGCTAACTTATTCGCCATTCGTCAACAGAATCTGAAACGTTTCTTAGCGTTCTCTTCTATATCTCAGGCCGGTTATATCTTATTGGCTATTATTAGCGGATCAACGATAGGAATGGCTTCGTTGGTTTACTATGTGTTGGTGTATATGTTCTCCAATCTAGCAGCCTTCGGAGTGATTTCTGTGCTTGAAGAACGTACAGGAAAGATTAAACTGGATGATTATAACGGTTTATACCAGTCTAATCCTCGTCTAAGCTTTGTGCTTATGCTGGCTTTATTCTCTTTGGCCGGTATACCACCTTTTGCAGGCTTCTTTAGTAAGTTCTTTGTTTTCTCTGCAGCAATTGCACAAGGATATTATGTATTGGTATTTATCGCATTATTAAACACTATTATTTCATTGTATTATTATCTGCTCGTAATTAAAGCAATGTTCCTGAACAAAAGCGAGAATCCAATTGAAACAGTAAAAAGTGATTTCCCTGTAAAACTTAGTTTGGTAATCTGTACAGCAGGTATTTTGGTTGTTGGTCTTATCAGCACCATTTACTCACAGATAAGCGCATTAAGTTTCGGTATGTAATTGCCTACCGCCTATATAATACAAAACGCCACTGTAATCTGATTACAGTGGCGTTTTTGGTATAAGTGTCTCTATGTATCACTTCTGGCGGAAAGTGTGAGATTCGAACTCACGGTACAGTTACCCGTACATCGGTTTTCGAGACCGACCCAATCGACCACTCTGGCAACTTTCCTGATTATGATTAAAAACGATAAAGAATATCGATTTGTTCTTTAAATATAAATATAAGTACTTGCTAATATTTAATGATATATTTTTACCACAATAGAACACATAGAAATCATGATAAAAAAGACTTAGGTCACATAGTAAAAGTATCTGACGATAATCTTGCTCAGTCTGAAATTATCCCGTATTCGGGATAATGCTATGTGTTCTTAGTCTTATATCTCCTATTTAAAACGAGTGTGAACTATGTGACAAAAAACATATCAACAATAATTATCATTTACTTACAAGATAGTCATTTCGTAAATATATCCTTAGAGTACTAATGTATTTTGATTTATCAATTGATTTTAGCTTTCAGGTAAATATCCAGCATCTTGAATAGTCTTTCACCAATAATATCGGGTGTCATAGAATTGAAAGCTTCGGTATAATCCAAATTGACTAGTTCTGAATCACTTAAAATATCGGCTGGTTCAACACCCTGATATTTATCGGATGCATTGGGAAGCCATTCTTTCTTGGCAACTCCCGGAGGATAAATTGCTAACGAAGGTATTTCTAAGGCTTGCGATATATGACGTGGACCTCCTTCGTTTCCAAAAAAGAAGTCGGAATTTTTGAGTAACGCACCTAGTTCCCTGAGTGATTTTGCCTCTACATTTAAAAACACCTGAGACGGATTTCCCATCTTTTCTTTAACCGATTGAGCTACAGAAAACTCATCGCCTACAAAGTTGAATATTAGTTGAGAGTCATACTTTTCAATAACCCGCAAAAGCACTTCAGCCATATAGTCGATATTCCATATTTTACGTGGAATTCGGGCCGCAATAGTACATACAATAATTGGCTTTGAAAAGTGGATACCTTCCTGTATCATGTAGCTTTTAAATTCCGCTTGTTCTTTTTCCGTAATTCCAAGAACAAAATCTTTTGTCAATTGAAGGTTTAATTCTTTTTGGACGGGCTCAAGCAAAGCCACCATTCTGTCTACATTGCTTTCGTAATTACTAACTTCAATCGTGTGGTTGGAAATCAGATTGTATTTTTTGCTGATGCCCAGTTTGTACGGGGTGGGTGAGGAGAACAACGAAAAAAACAGAGTTTTGACAGTCGATCGACAGTCTACAATTATATCATAACGGTTTGAGCGTACAATCTTCCATACTTTATGAAGATATTTTACGATATTATCGTTTTCGTCATTCGAGAAAGTAATAAGCTTGTCGATGTCCGGGTGATTTTCAAACAGCGGAGCTATATTCTCGTTCAGCACATAATGGATTTCTGCGTTTGGGAAACTTTTCTTTAACGAAGAGCATATAGCCGATGATAATACCGCGTCGCCAATCCGACGAAACCGGATAACAAGTATCTTATTGATTGTTTTTGTTTTTTGCATGCTGTTGTAAAGTCAGTATGTGTATTTTATGAAAAAGTTGTGTTTTTCAACTGATAATTGTTGCCACTATTTGTCGGTTTCCACCTCTGTTCCGAAACTCGCATAAGTAGATACCCTGCCATATTCCAAGGTTTAATCGACCGCGGGTGATAGGCACAGACAAGCTAACGCCGGCAATAGTTGATTTTGC contains:
- a CDS encoding glycosyltransferase family 9 protein — its product is MQKTKTINKILVIRFRRIGDAVLSSAICSSLKKSFPNAEIHYVLNENIAPLFENHPDIDKLITFSNDENDNIVKYLHKVWKIVRSNRYDIIVDCRSTVKTLFFSLFSSPTPYKLGISKKYNLISNHTIEVSNYESNVDRMVALLEPVQKELNLQLTKDFVLGITEKEQAEFKSYMIQEGIHFSKPIIVCTIAARIPRKIWNIDYMAEVLLRVIEKYDSQLIFNFVGDEFSVAQSVKEKMGNPSQVFLNVEAKSLRELGALLKNSDFFFGNEGGPRHISQALEIPSLAIYPPGVAKKEWLPNASDKYQGVEPADILSDSELVNLDYTEAFNSMTPDIIGERLFKMLDIYLKAKIN
- a CDS encoding complex I subunit 4 family protein, encoding MNFLSLFVLIPVLMIIGLFVSSSRKQILFVMTTGASLLMILSGVLTYMYLTDRAAGNTAEMLYTATTVWYPAFNIHYSVGVDGISVAMLILSSIIVFTGVFASWKIDPLPKEFFLWYSLLSIGVYGFFISIDLFTMFMYYEIALIPMYLLIGVWGSGKKEYAAMKLTLMLMGGSALLLVGILGIYFASGATTMNILEIAKLHSIPVEMQRYFFPLTFMGFGVLGALFPFHTWSPDGHASAPTAVSMLHAGVLMKLGGYGCFRVAMYLMPEAAHEMAWIFLIMTGISVVYGAFGAIHQTDLKYINAYSSVSHCGLVLFAILMMNETAATGAIMQMLSHGLMTALFFALIGMIYGRTHTRDIRLMGGLMKIMPFLGVSYVIAGMASLGLPSLSGFVAEMTIFVGSFQHTDMFHRVLTIAACASIVITAVYILRVVGKIILGPVFDKHHEELTDAVWYERISVVVLIVSIFAIGSAPFWISSMIHESVLPVIGQLIK
- a CDS encoding NADH-quinone oxidoreductase subunit N, with the protein product MDYSSFLQMREEFSLLGVMIFLLIFDIFASQKALKYFQPLALVLLTAHTIINCMPRDTFSIAGGMFEYQPIHTYVKSILNIGTIVVLLQAHKFLNEDANRIKRGEFYFLTLSTLLGMYFMISAGNFLIFFIGLETASIPMATLVAFDKYNRKSAEAGAKYILSAVFASSISVFGMSLIYGSTGTLYFADLATLITGTPLQIMAFVFFAVGLFFKISLVPFHLWTPDVYEGAQTNITSYLSVISKGSAVFVLFTLLVKVFANLVDQWQPILYGLAIVSITVANLFAIRQQNLKRFLAFSSISQAGYILLAIISGSTIGMASLVYYVLVYMFSNLAAFGVISVLEERTGKIKLDDYNGLYQSNPRLSFVLMLALFSLAGIPPFAGFFSKFFVFSAAIAQGYYVLVFIALLNTIISLYYYLLVIKAMFLNKSENPIETVKSDFPVKLSLVICTAGILVVGLISTIYSQISALSFGM